From a region of the Rhodococcus opacus B4 genome:
- a CDS encoding C40 family peptidase gives MDFASIIIGVAVAGASAAQGGGVDPAITDSVTSVAQKLPPALAQYVPDPQPYLDDAARAVQQAQEQLPDEWQAEIENAIPPEVRDAAEGAREQLPPEAQGLIPEVVLPAPSPEPGPAGGVADPAGPAAQAPSSTPQQETNPLFLSPVVSGAPTTAAGIPSLTGMLAPTAVSDLTFDPRFPRNLEFARAVIEAAMRAIGLPYQWGGGLLTGPSMGDGTGGATAGYDCSGLTRFAYYIGTGGTKVLPRTSQEQFRAGQQISMDRAQPGDLLFGNWQADGANHVAIYLGGGRMLEAPQTGELIQISAVRSDMVPARFL, from the coding sequence ATGGATTTCGCATCGATCATCATCGGCGTCGCAGTGGCCGGCGCATCAGCTGCCCAGGGCGGCGGAGTGGACCCCGCGATCACCGACAGCGTCACGTCGGTCGCACAGAAACTACCGCCAGCTCTCGCCCAGTATGTCCCGGACCCGCAGCCCTACCTCGACGACGCGGCCCGGGCCGTGCAGCAGGCGCAGGAGCAGTTGCCCGACGAGTGGCAAGCCGAGATCGAGAACGCCATTCCACCGGAAGTCCGGGATGCCGCTGAGGGGGCCAGGGAACAGCTCCCGCCCGAGGCTCAGGGTCTGATTCCCGAGGTGGTCCTGCCCGCCCCAAGTCCGGAGCCCGGGCCCGCCGGCGGTGTCGCCGACCCAGCGGGACCCGCAGCTCAGGCACCGTCATCGACTCCGCAGCAGGAGACGAATCCGTTATTCCTGTCTCCTGTCGTCAGCGGAGCACCCACCACTGCGGCCGGCATCCCCTCCCTGACAGGAATGCTCGCCCCGACCGCAGTCAGCGATCTGACCTTCGATCCCCGCTTTCCCCGCAACCTCGAGTTCGCGCGTGCGGTCATCGAAGCGGCGATGCGTGCGATCGGATTGCCCTACCAATGGGGCGGAGGCCTTCTCACCGGACCGTCGATGGGCGACGGCACCGGAGGAGCTACCGCCGGCTACGACTGCTCTGGGCTCACTCGCTTCGCCTACTACATCGGTACCGGCGGCACGAAGGTCTTGCCGCGAACCTCACAGGAACAGTTCCGGGCAGGCCAGCAGATCAGCATGGACCGAGCCCAGCCTGGTGACCTGCTGTTCGGGAACTGGCAGGCAGACGGGGCCAACCACGTCGCGATCTACCTCGGTGGCGGAAGAATGCTTGAAGCACCGCAGACCGGGGAGCTCATCCAGATCAGCGCCGTGCGCTCGGACATGGTGCCCGCCCGCTTCCTGTGA
- a CDS encoding TadE/TadG family type IV pilus assembly protein: MRGTRWISRARRDDRGDVTIELCLATVILILLLGWMYAYGVNRQAHQKVEHAATEGARAASLARTIATATPLAYQAAAGSMDGQGLKCATMNVNADTSGFRTRPGVPATVEVTVTCQVSFDALGWPGVNGARTVTATAISPIDTYRERTR, encoded by the coding sequence ATGAGAGGCACCCGATGGATATCCCGCGCCCGCCGAGATGACCGGGGCGACGTCACGATCGAGCTGTGCCTCGCAACCGTCATCCTGATCTTGCTCCTGGGCTGGATGTATGCGTACGGCGTCAACCGACAGGCGCACCAGAAGGTTGAACACGCCGCCACCGAGGGTGCCCGTGCAGCCTCACTCGCCCGCACCATCGCCACGGCCACCCCGCTGGCGTACCAAGCAGCGGCCGGCAGCATGGACGGACAAGGCCTCAAGTGCGCCACCATGAACGTCAACGCCGATACCAGCGGATTCCGCACCAGACCTGGTGTCCCCGCCACGGTCGAGGTCACAGTGACCTGCCAGGTCTCCTTCGACGCACTTGGATGGCCCGGAGTCAATGGTGCCCGCACCGTCACCGCTACCGCAATCTCGCCGATCGATACCTACCGGGAGCGCACCCGATGA
- a CDS encoding 3'-5' exonuclease: MTSTQTSPQQWARGMLVPGRAAVLDVESTNLDGSIIEICVLDAATGNPLLDTLVDPGDVPMHPDAYAVHGIALADLIGAPGWSTVHQALIAVTTGRVTLSYHSEFDRGRVLHDCARHGLDPAHLADPEMWGCIMRMRSQAEGTEKSIRLDGGHRARSDAAAARTVLLGIAEGTSAPSTTVDPATTSHLPL, from the coding sequence ATGACCAGTACACAAACGTCTCCGCAGCAGTGGGCACGGGGCATGCTCGTCCCCGGCCGGGCAGCGGTGCTGGACGTTGAATCGACCAATTTGGACGGCAGCATCATCGAAATCTGCGTTTTGGACGCGGCCACGGGCAATCCACTGCTCGATACCCTGGTCGATCCGGGCGACGTTCCGATGCACCCGGACGCTTATGCCGTGCATGGAATTGCCCTGGCCGATCTGATTGGCGCACCTGGCTGGTCTACGGTCCACCAGGCTCTGATTGCGGTGACCACTGGGCGAGTGACGCTCAGCTACCACAGTGAGTTCGACAGGGGGCGCGTTCTCCATGATTGTGCTCGGCATGGTCTCGACCCTGCGCACCTGGCCGACCCCGAGATGTGGGGATGCATCATGCGGATGCGATCGCAGGCCGAGGGCACCGAGAAGAGCATTCGGCTCGATGGCGGACACCGAGCCCGCAGCGACGCCGCGGCCGCGCGCACCGTCCTGCTCGGCATCGCGGAGGGCACCTCGGCGCCATCCACCACCGTGGACCCCGCCACTACCTCCCACTTGCCGCTGTAG
- a CDS encoding alpha/beta fold hydrolase: protein MRAPGDRTRLVLTADGTSLAVREIGSQMAPVTVIFAHGFCLHMDAWAPQRAYLAMVWRGRARLVFFDHRGHGGSGAADTDSYTISQLGRDLDAVIRTVAPQGPIVLVGHSMGGMAVMSYVAHHQEAAAAQVVGVGLISTAVDNVAGAGIGRALNTPAVTLLRSASAHAPGLVGRSWNLSRRILSPVVGATCPLAPSASVRAAATSYGMVHATPIATVAAFLRDLRIYDASPALDVLAKVPASIICGTRDRVTPIGHSQRLAAALPLAELIPVSGARHMVGLERPDVVSESLDRLLGRAVGRREQDTTRRSKSDLVGA, encoded by the coding sequence ATGAGGGCCCCCGGGGATCGCACACGCCTCGTCCTCACCGCCGACGGCACCTCTCTTGCGGTGCGTGAGATCGGATCCCAGATGGCGCCGGTCACTGTGATTTTCGCGCACGGATTCTGTCTCCACATGGACGCCTGGGCACCGCAACGGGCCTACCTGGCTATGGTCTGGCGTGGGCGTGCCCGGTTGGTCTTCTTCGATCACCGCGGCCATGGTGGATCCGGCGCGGCTGACACCGACAGTTACACGATCAGCCAGCTTGGACGGGACCTGGATGCGGTGATTCGCACGGTGGCACCACAGGGTCCGATTGTCCTCGTCGGGCACTCGATGGGCGGGATGGCCGTGATGTCCTACGTCGCCCATCACCAAGAGGCCGCGGCCGCGCAAGTCGTGGGAGTCGGGTTGATCTCGACCGCCGTCGACAATGTCGCCGGCGCCGGCATCGGGCGCGCTCTGAATACACCGGCGGTGACGTTGTTGCGGTCGGCATCAGCTCACGCCCCAGGGCTCGTCGGGCGCAGCTGGAATCTCTCACGTCGCATCTTGTCGCCGGTGGTCGGCGCAACTTGCCCGCTTGCTCCGAGTGCAAGTGTCCGTGCCGCCGCCACGTCTTACGGGATGGTCCACGCGACGCCGATCGCCACCGTGGCCGCCTTCCTGCGTGACCTGCGGATCTACGACGCTTCCCCGGCGCTCGACGTGCTCGCGAAGGTGCCGGCGTCGATCATCTGTGGAACCCGGGACAGGGTGACCCCGATCGGGCACTCACAGCGACTCGCGGCGGCTCTTCCCCTCGCCGAACTGATCCCGGTGAGCGGAGCGCGGCACATGGTCGGACTCGAGCGCCCTGACGTGGTGAGCGAGAGTCTCGATCGACTGCTCGGCCGCGCGGTAGGGCGCCGCGAACAGGACACCACCCGCAGATCCAAATCCGACCTCGTCGGGGCGTGA
- a CDS encoding ISAzo13-like element ISRop2 family transposase, giving the protein MSEVDGRLRERFEVLLPHLNERQRRLALAAEARSLGHGGVRAVARAVGVSETTVRRGVFELEAGEQPAPTGRVRRPGGGRKGADALNPQLVPALLALVEPDERGDPESPLRWTTKSLRHLAEELTRQGHPVSAPTVGRLLRDNGFSLQANAKTLEGEQHPDRDVQFRYINEQVKAHQDAGEPVISVDSKKKEQLGQLPTPGREWRPQGDPVRVVDHSFFTGPNADRAIPYGVYDLTTDAGWVNVGVDHDTAAFAVASIRRWWQARGAADYPHARRLLITADAGGSNSYRYRLWKAELAALATETGLAITVCHFPPGTSKWNKIEHRLFSQITMNWRGRPLTSHEVVVKTIASTRTRTGLRVDAELDTGDYPIGISVGRDELRALPIRPHAQCGTWNYTIEPTHADAAPVPGRDREGERVAAVAMLADSRLTGMTGDELDELTARLAPAQAARAEQRRWHQRGGRRRNAPGAGGRRLLSDAAALLITVVYLRQVCPQRVLSDLLGVNPNSIGEIIAETRMLLDEHGHHVTPTIGLRFSTAADLAGFLRDGTAPDPTPNRPLPEALSHPALTGMSRRQLGDLVERLAVRQAAMVERRRYAQRGGERMPGGRGGIFLQKITDAERVLATVLHIRQLCNRAVLAELFQVSPRTIGNALLDVRPLLEQDGYTPAPATIRYRTAAALLAAIPPREGDTPESAH; this is encoded by the coding sequence GTGAGCGAGGTCGACGGGCGGCTGCGGGAGCGGTTCGAGGTCTTGTTGCCGCATCTGAACGAGCGGCAGCGGCGTTTGGCGTTGGCGGCGGAGGCCCGGTCGCTGGGGCATGGCGGGGTGCGGGCGGTGGCCCGGGCGGTCGGTGTCAGCGAGACCACGGTTCGCAGGGGCGTGTTCGAGTTGGAGGCCGGCGAGCAGCCGGCGCCGACGGGTCGGGTCCGCCGTCCGGGTGGGGGCCGCAAGGGTGCGGACGCGCTGAATCCGCAGCTGGTGCCTGCGTTGTTGGCGCTGGTCGAGCCGGATGAGCGTGGGGATCCGGAGTCTCCGTTGCGGTGGACGACCAAGTCGCTGCGACACCTGGCCGAGGAGCTGACCCGGCAGGGCCATCCGGTGTCCGCGCCGACGGTGGGACGATTGTTGCGGGACAACGGATTCAGTTTGCAGGCCAACGCCAAGACGTTGGAAGGCGAGCAGCACCCGGACCGGGACGTGCAGTTCCGCTACATCAACGAGCAGGTCAAGGCGCACCAGGACGCGGGCGAGCCGGTGATCAGCGTCGATTCGAAGAAGAAGGAACAACTCGGCCAGCTGCCCACCCCGGGGCGCGAGTGGCGCCCGCAGGGCGATCCGGTGCGGGTGGTCGATCACAGTTTCTTCACCGGACCGAATGCGGACCGGGCCATCCCGTACGGCGTCTACGACTTGACCACCGACGCAGGTTGGGTCAATGTCGGCGTCGACCACGACACCGCCGCGTTCGCGGTCGCCTCCATCCGCCGCTGGTGGCAGGCCCGCGGCGCCGCCGACTACCCGCACGCGCGCCGGCTGCTGATCACCGCCGACGCCGGTGGCTCCAACAGCTACCGGTACCGGTTGTGGAAGGCCGAATTGGCTGCGCTGGCAACCGAGACCGGGTTGGCGATCACGGTCTGCCATTTCCCGCCCGGCACCTCGAAGTGGAACAAGATCGAGCACCGGTTGTTCTCCCAGATCACCATGAACTGGCGAGGGCGGCCGCTGACCAGCCATGAGGTCGTGGTCAAGACCATCGCCTCCACCCGCACCCGCACCGGGTTGCGCGTGGACGCCGAGCTGGACACCGGCGACTACCCGATCGGGATCTCGGTTGGTCGAGACGAGTTGCGCGCGTTGCCCATCCGACCGCACGCCCAGTGCGGAACGTGGAACTACACCATCGAACCCACTCACGCCGACGCCGCTCCGGTTCCCGGCCGGGACCGGGAAGGCGAGCGCGTCGCGGCTGTCGCGATGCTCGCCGACTCGCGTCTGACCGGCATGACGGGCGACGAGCTGGACGAACTCACCGCACGGCTGGCACCGGCCCAGGCCGCGCGCGCCGAGCAACGCCGCTGGCACCAACGCGGCGGCCGGCGCCGCAATGCCCCGGGTGCCGGCGGGCGACGGCTGCTGTCGGACGCCGCGGCCCTGCTGATCACCGTCGTGTATCTGCGGCAGGTCTGCCCTCAGCGGGTGCTGTCGGATCTGCTCGGGGTGAATCCGAACTCCATCGGCGAAATCATCGCCGAAACGCGGATGCTGCTCGACGAACACGGCCATCACGTCACCCCGACCATCGGGCTGCGCTTCAGCACCGCTGCAGACCTCGCGGGATTTCTCCGTGACGGCACGGCACCCGACCCGACACCGAATCGGCCGCTCCCCGAGGCACTGTCGCATCCGGCTCTGACCGGCATGAGTCGCCGGCAACTGGGCGACCTCGTCGAACGCCTCGCCGTCCGGCAAGCCGCCATGGTCGAGCGACGCCGCTACGCCCAACGCGGCGGCGAACGCATGCCAGGGGGCCGCGGCGGAATCTTCCTCCAGAAGATCACCGATGCCGAACGCGTCCTGGCCACCGTTCTGCATATACGCCAGCTCTGCAACCGCGCCGTCCTGGCCGAACTGTTCCAGGTCAGCCCCCGCACCATCGGCAATGCCCTGCTCGACGTGCGGCCACTGCTCGAACAGGACGGCTACACCCCGGCACCGGCAACCATCCGCTACCGCACCGCCGCCGCCCTCCTCGCCGCCATACCACCACGAGAGGGCGACACACCCGAATCGGCACATTAA
- a CDS encoding LysM peptidoglycan-binding domain-containing protein codes for MSANAARSRLAGLGYLLILVMLVAGIPAALWALRGNPLDIPWSDFEGLLASPDDGSLLIALLPLVGWAAWATFTVPILLELAATLRGVKTPKLRLLRSQQRTATFLVSGALLLLTAGTATAAPVLTQPADVGSTSPYAPHSQQEDPSALPQTQVDPRATRVAVQPAGPTVTTVRGDTLWGLAQQHLGEGRRYAEILDLNRTAVPEPGFLAEGLTLQLPASQLEVVRGAYTVKQGDTLWDIAERELGDPLRFKEITTPDGTPAGELITVGQQLIMPTAASAAADATPAPALVPPADAVPAPAPAPAPAPEAVPAPAPAPEAVPAPAPAPAPAPAPAPAPVDVAPNWQLDPVEPQMPADLVTNDAPAETDTEDGSSDVVFIGLGISAVAAAGLTGHLALRRRKQQHRRRRGERIALPAETAIQAEQALTAAADPLTTTHVDIALRHLAHHCRSTGIALPGLLAVFVGDNDIDLGLVEQVSLPAPWTQIDDTTWSVDPRAFPRGVPEAEISPYPALTAVGTSDDGRDLLLNLEQIGHLAISGTPTATAGVLRALAVELAVSPIADSLHLNLVGYCADLPEAIDNGRITHSEDADTVLTTLANHVKLDSEILADNDFESIAQARTSYTTSELTAPEIVLIADPVTEAQAGLLAGIARHAPRIAFAAVTTESAHTNAKWTLEVDDNGSAVLARPGIASAGITVTTLDEESYASVLDLLTTTSREPRVAHKGDNLDIRWEAARLDNDISTDEFITSSDPATFSVVGNEDLDHAVDRPEPSDSDEVTAEGELPEADHIWIRLLGVPAVTPPSPGPAEGREKSLTEIAALLITTDGGVLAADIDSKIWPHDVEAARTGTAEQEKEAKARLRRRRNEALSRLRKWLGDTETGEPALIKSGDRTGRTPQRLHDAVTTDWDYWEELVNSHPADVDIARLSAALALVTGQPFSSDDPTAYGWADHTKQDMISAVTDVAEELATRYIRGQQVPQDLAAAHAAAETGLEVDIVHEGCWRAAIIATHFSGDTEITQRLIDRMITELDALEEEPEHETKMLLSQLDSTYGSHYRIGAAS; via the coding sequence GTGAGCGCAAACGCCGCGCGGTCACGCCTTGCCGGACTCGGCTACCTCCTGATCCTGGTGATGCTTGTCGCCGGGATCCCGGCCGCGCTCTGGGCGCTGCGCGGCAATCCGCTCGACATACCGTGGTCGGATTTCGAAGGTTTGCTCGCGAGTCCAGATGACGGCAGTCTTCTCATCGCCCTTCTTCCCCTTGTTGGCTGGGCTGCTTGGGCCACCTTCACCGTACCGATTCTGCTCGAACTCGCGGCGACACTGCGTGGCGTCAAAACGCCGAAGCTGCGCCTTCTTCGCTCACAACAGCGGACGGCGACGTTCCTCGTCAGCGGCGCCCTCTTGCTCCTGACCGCCGGAACCGCCACCGCCGCACCCGTCCTGACCCAGCCTGCGGACGTGGGAAGCACGTCTCCGTACGCGCCGCACTCGCAGCAGGAAGATCCGAGCGCGTTACCGCAGACGCAGGTGGATCCGCGGGCTACCCGGGTGGCGGTACAACCGGCGGGGCCGACAGTGACGACCGTGCGGGGAGACACCCTGTGGGGATTAGCCCAGCAGCATCTCGGAGAGGGCCGCCGCTACGCCGAGATCCTGGACCTCAACCGGACTGCTGTCCCCGAGCCAGGGTTTCTGGCCGAAGGGTTGACCCTGCAGCTGCCCGCATCCCAGCTCGAGGTGGTACGCGGCGCCTATACGGTCAAGCAGGGCGACACCCTGTGGGATATCGCCGAGCGAGAGCTCGGCGATCCTTTGCGTTTCAAGGAGATCACGACTCCCGACGGCACCCCGGCTGGCGAGCTGATCACGGTCGGCCAGCAATTGATCATGCCCACCGCCGCCTCCGCGGCGGCTGACGCTACGCCGGCGCCGGCCTTGGTGCCGCCGGCTGATGCTGTTCCGGCTCCGGCTCCGGCTCCCGCTCCGGCTCCGGAAGCTGTTCCGGCTCCCGCTCCCGCTCCGGAAGCTGTTCCGGCTCCCGCTCCGGCTCCCGCTCCGGCTCCCGCTCCGGCGCCCGCGCCTGTGGATGTCGCCCCCAACTGGCAACTCGACCCCGTCGAGCCTCAAATGCCTGCCGACCTCGTCACCAATGACGCGCCGGCAGAGACCGATACCGAGGACGGCTCATCCGACGTCGTGTTCATCGGTCTCGGAATCTCAGCGGTTGCTGCAGCTGGACTCACCGGGCACCTCGCTCTTCGTCGCCGCAAGCAACAACATCGCCGCCGCCGCGGCGAGCGCATCGCCCTTCCCGCCGAAACCGCGATCCAGGCGGAGCAAGCACTCACGGCCGCCGCTGATCCGCTCACCACCACCCATGTCGACATCGCATTGCGGCACCTCGCGCACCACTGCAGGTCCACGGGTATCGCTCTGCCGGGCCTGCTGGCGGTCTTCGTCGGTGACAACGACATCGACCTCGGACTCGTCGAACAGGTCTCACTCCCCGCGCCTTGGACACAGATCGACGACACCACCTGGTCAGTAGATCCGAGAGCGTTTCCGCGCGGCGTTCCCGAGGCCGAGATCAGTCCGTACCCGGCGCTGACGGCAGTCGGAACCAGCGACGACGGTCGCGACCTCTTGCTCAACCTCGAACAGATCGGCCACCTCGCCATCAGCGGCACCCCGACTGCAACAGCCGGGGTGCTGCGTGCGCTCGCCGTCGAGCTCGCAGTCTCGCCCATCGCCGACAGCCTCCACCTCAACCTCGTCGGATACTGCGCCGACCTGCCGGAGGCAATCGACAACGGCCGCATCACCCACTCCGAGGACGCCGACACGGTACTGACGACACTCGCCAATCACGTCAAACTCGACTCCGAAATCCTCGCGGACAACGACTTCGAGTCAATCGCGCAGGCACGCACGTCGTACACCACCAGCGAGCTGACCGCACCCGAGATCGTTCTGATCGCCGATCCGGTGACCGAGGCACAGGCCGGGCTACTCGCCGGCATCGCACGGCACGCACCCCGAATCGCGTTCGCCGCAGTGACCACCGAGAGCGCACATACCAACGCCAAATGGACCCTCGAGGTCGACGACAACGGCTCGGCCGTCCTTGCTCGTCCAGGAATCGCGTCGGCCGGCATCACAGTGACCACCCTCGATGAGGAGAGCTACGCGTCTGTCCTAGACCTACTGACCACCACCTCACGCGAACCTCGCGTTGCCCACAAGGGCGATAACCTTGACATTCGATGGGAAGCAGCCCGTCTCGACAACGACATCTCGACCGACGAGTTCATCACCAGCTCCGATCCCGCAACCTTCAGCGTGGTCGGGAACGAGGACCTCGACCATGCCGTCGACCGACCAGAGCCGTCCGATTCGGATGAGGTCACCGCAGAAGGCGAGCTGCCGGAGGCGGATCACATCTGGATCAGGCTGCTCGGCGTACCCGCCGTCACACCCCCGTCACCAGGGCCGGCCGAAGGCCGAGAGAAGAGCCTGACCGAAATCGCCGCGCTTCTCATCACCACTGATGGCGGAGTCCTCGCCGCGGACATCGACAGCAAAATCTGGCCCCATGACGTCGAAGCCGCCAGAACCGGCACAGCCGAGCAGGAGAAAGAAGCGAAGGCCCGGCTCCGCCGGCGCCGCAACGAAGCGCTCTCTCGCCTGCGTAAGTGGCTCGGTGACACCGAGACCGGTGAACCCGCCCTCATCAAGTCCGGAGATCGAACCGGTCGGACCCCGCAACGGCTCCACGACGCCGTCACGACCGACTGGGACTACTGGGAGGAACTCGTCAATTCCCATCCCGCTGACGTCGACATCGCCCGGCTATCCGCAGCACTAGCTCTGGTCACCGGTCAACCTTTCAGTAGCGATGACCCCACCGCCTACGGGTGGGCCGACCACACCAAGCAGGACATGATCTCCGCCGTTACCGACGTCGCCGAGGAGCTCGCCACCCGCTACATCCGCGGCCAACAAGTTCCCCAGGACCTCGCGGCTGCACACGCCGCCGCGGAGACGGGCCTCGAGGTCGACATAGTCCACGAAGGGTGCTGGCGTGCGGCGATCATCGCCACCCACTTTTCGGGTGACACCGAGATCACCCAAAGGTTGATCGATCGCATGATCACCGAGCTCGACGCCCTTGAAGAAGAGCCCGAACACGAAACCAAGATGCTCTTGAGTCAGCTCGACTCCACCTACGGGAGCCACTACCGGATCGGAGCAGCATCATGA
- a CDS encoding CPBP family intramembrane glutamic endopeptidase has product MFLLCMLALLGSSHGVRATVARARWAARSIGCALPQPRTIVMLLAVTIVTLAVTALLRGPISDLVVATAGTDQSPAQRAADADRSTWSTSGWAGHIPGLTLMSGVVTEELMFRGPLVAAVVFARRYFRSGWPKWAARILIAILWIFLGYEFGIGHDTFSALNAALMVVAGLLWGALAIWTKSLLPSIASHALYNLFADW; this is encoded by the coding sequence GTGTTCCTGCTCTGCATGCTTGCTCTGTTGGGTTCCTCCCATGGCGTCCGTGCCACGGTCGCCCGGGCCCGCTGGGCAGCACGCAGCATCGGCTGCGCACTTCCACAGCCTCGGACTATCGTGATGCTCCTTGCTGTCACAATCGTCACCCTGGCAGTGACGGCACTGCTGAGAGGCCCGATTTCCGACCTCGTGGTCGCGACAGCAGGAACGGACCAATCACCTGCGCAACGTGCCGCGGACGCTGATAGGTCCACCTGGTCAACGTCGGGTTGGGCCGGCCACATCCCTGGTCTGACGCTGATGTCCGGGGTCGTCACTGAAGAACTCATGTTCCGAGGACCACTTGTCGCTGCGGTCGTCTTTGCCCGCAGATACTTTCGCAGCGGCTGGCCAAAATGGGCAGCTCGCATCCTGATCGCCATTCTTTGGATTTTCCTTGGCTATGAATTCGGCATCGGACACGACACCTTCTCCGCCTTGAACGCAGCACTCATGGTGGTCGCCGGCCTTCTCTGGGGAGCCCTCGCCATCTGGACAAAGTCGCTGCTCCCCTCAATCGCGAGCCATGCGCTCTACAACCTCTTCGCAGACTGGTGA
- a CDS encoding TadE/TadG family type IV pilus assembly protein yields MTNALRKRLASRLPAEHRDKGAVTLMTVVFAPVLIFFVWGLIVDGGGMLTADQRADNVAEDAARAAGQQIIGSVSARGIGTVVDPVRATAAAKRYLFEAGVDGDVIPTGPRTLLITTRIVYNSKLLPYPRTKLLIGTAAVNLNRTNAGEVYIL; encoded by the coding sequence ATGACCAACGCCCTGCGTAAGCGACTCGCCTCCCGACTGCCGGCGGAGCACCGCGACAAGGGTGCCGTCACCCTGATGACGGTGGTCTTCGCCCCTGTCCTGATCTTCTTCGTCTGGGGACTGATCGTCGACGGTGGCGGCATGCTCACCGCCGACCAGCGAGCCGACAACGTCGCCGAGGATGCTGCCCGAGCAGCCGGTCAGCAGATCATCGGATCGGTGAGCGCCCGCGGCATCGGCACGGTCGTCGACCCGGTCCGCGCGACCGCAGCCGCCAAGAGATACCTGTTCGAGGCCGGCGTCGACGGTGACGTGATCCCCACCGGCCCGCGCACCCTCCTGATCACGACCCGCATCGTCTACAACTCGAAACTTCTGCCATACCCCAGAACGAAACTGCTCATCGGTACGGCCGCTGTGAATCTCAACCGCACCAACGCCGGGGAGGTGTACATTCTGTGA
- a CDS encoding CopG family transcriptional regulator: MPGHIHCSEDGSRVTETRPGRIPVGDPIALRFDPEPKRKLEDMAEGIGPRRFGALIRVACRRLVTQPKAVGTGLAEQRRLSEALRAIPLVMLKIKLEPDTAQEFAALAAAYDTTVSALMRIALHRFLQAPGRYKHPMLREAERTGLSDWVDVMVNPSSKQQIWRLAGRYGDKLNTSLLRVALRRLLEEPGDLAGDLETIAPLRDLRPEIYARANVHFDEPLRDKLDGLAARVGSDRAELMRLAARRVLEEPGKIEQAVNNEVFRSEKNRKHLMARHARRQARRHTQPD; this comes from the coding sequence ATGCCGGGGCACATTCATTGCAGTGAGGACGGATCGAGGGTGACGGAGACGAGGCCAGGGCGGATCCCCGTGGGCGATCCCATTGCACTGCGCTTCGATCCAGAGCCCAAGCGCAAGCTCGAGGACATGGCCGAGGGGATCGGCCCCCGTCGATTCGGGGCGTTGATTCGTGTTGCCTGCCGACGACTGGTCACCCAGCCCAAAGCTGTCGGCACTGGCCTCGCCGAACAGCGACGGCTTTCGGAAGCGCTGCGGGCAATCCCGCTGGTCATGCTCAAGATTAAGCTGGAGCCGGACACAGCCCAGGAGTTCGCGGCGCTGGCCGCCGCGTATGACACTACGGTCAGCGCGCTGATGAGGATCGCGCTGCACCGATTCCTGCAAGCGCCTGGCCGCTACAAGCATCCGATGCTCCGCGAGGCCGAGCGGACAGGTTTGTCCGACTGGGTCGACGTGATGGTCAACCCGTCCAGCAAGCAGCAGATCTGGCGACTCGCCGGCCGATACGGGGACAAGCTCAACACGTCCTTGCTCCGGGTCGCACTACGACGCCTGCTCGAGGAGCCCGGTGACCTCGCCGGAGACCTGGAAACCATCGCGCCGCTGCGCGATCTCAGGCCCGAAATCTACGCCAGGGCGAATGTGCACTTCGACGAGCCTCTGCGCGACAAGCTCGACGGGTTGGCTGCACGGGTCGGGTCCGATCGCGCTGAGCTGATGCGCCTTGCCGCGAGACGGGTGCTCGAGGAACCCGGAAAGATCGAACAAGCAGTGAACAACGAGGTCTTCCGCAGCGAGAAGAACCGGAAGCACCTCATGGCCAGGCACGCTCGCCGCCAGGCGCGACGCCACACGCAGCCCGACTGA